ACTAAATTTTTTCATAGCCTAACACTTATTTTTGATAATAGTATTTTATTTATATGAGTTGAGCAACAAAAAACCGCTGAAGCAGTTAGGTGAATTAATTATTATCTACTTTTTAAAAAAAATTTTTCTAAATTAATTTATTGAAAGATAGAATGATGTTCATTGACCAAATAATTTCTATAAGCGTTATTGAACATTACCAGTAATCTAACTATGTATTAATAAGCTTAGTCGATTTTCTACTACTGATAATTGAAAACTCATTTATTTTGCACTTTACCATATAATGCTTAAACAACTCATTAATCAGTCAAATCTGCGTTGTACAAGTAATATTTAGAATCCATCCCTATAAAGTTAACAACTTTTAATCTAAAACATGATTGATCCCTGTCTATACAGGGAACACTGCTGAAATACATGAATTACCGCACGGTATCCCGGTTTATCCCTTTACACACAGGGAATATATGATTCAACTAGTAATGATAGAAAGAAGTAACTCAAATATCATTTTAAAAACCCTGTAAGAGGTTTTTTGTGATGAACTCAAAGTTTATTGTCACTTCAATTTGCACATTCTTTTTCGAGACGTTTATAAGCTTTTGTCTAGCCTGATAAAGAAAAAGTAAAATCTCTTGGAGATTCAGTTCCAGCCCTTACGACGATCTTTTTACCATTTTGAATTGGTTTATTCATAAAGTCTTCTTTTTTGGCGATTGGGTTGCCAACAGGCATTACCCATTCCATTTCAATTGGCTTTTCTTTATCTACTCTAAAAATGACTTTAATTGCATTACCTTGATTGTATTCCCAGTTTTTTGATAAAGGTACAAGAGCAACGAACTCACAATTAAACATAAGAGCAGCGCTTTCACAGGCTTGAGCTTTCGTCACATCACCAGCAAATATAGAAACATTTTTTTATCTGTTATTGGATCAATATCAATGTTAACGTGCCAATCCTTATACTTAATTTCTTTAGCAAATACAAAAAATGGGAGTAACAATAAGCAACAAATAATCTTCTTCATATCATTTCCTTAATCTTTATTTTTTTTAATATTATGTTATTTAATAGTTTTTTTCAATAAAATCGATTTATTTTGCGTGAATTCTGATCTGCCATATCAATTCAACCTAACTATGTGTCCAATTTAAATTGAAGTGACCCCCAATAGTTGGACAACCAATTACAGGGGGTCTTTTTATGTCAAAATATAGTCGAGATTTAAAAATTATCATAGCTAATGAATTCTTATCAGGAGAATCATCGGAAATTCTTTCAAAAAAATATGCGATATCTTCTAGTCAGATTCGATATTGGTCCCAAGTGGTTGCGATTCATGGTGGTAACTCCTTTCAACCAATACCTCATTTACGTCATGCCGAAGCAAGATTACAAGCACTAAAATTAATGTGGACAAATAATTGGTCTCTCGGGCACACTAGTGCTATGCTTAATTTAAGTTCCCCCGGGCTACTATTTGTTTGGCTTGATAGATATCATAAAAAAGGTTTCCGAGGGCTTGAATATCATTCCAGAGGAAGACCATGTATGAAGAAACCCCGTATTGAACCAACTCACAGTGATGATAAAAAAACAATTGAAGCATTAAAAGAGGAAATCGCTTATTTACGAGCAGAAAATGCTGTTCTAAAAAAGTTGGAAGAGCTGAAGCAAGCAAAACGTCAACAAACAAAGAAAAAACGTTAGTTGTTTTAGCTCTTAAATATCAGTATTCCTTAAAACATTTGCTATCAGCAACAAAACTGGCAAAAAGTGTTTTTTATTATCATGTTAAT
The sequence above is drawn from the Gilliamella apicola genome and encodes:
- a CDS encoding helix-turn-helix domain-containing protein, whose translation is MSKYSRDLKIIIANEFLSGESSEILSKKYAISSSQIRYWSQVVAIHGGNSFQPIPHLRHAEARLQALKLMWTNNWSLGHTSAMLNLSSPGLLFVWLDRYHKKGFRGLEYHSRGRPCMKKPRIEPTHSDDKKTIEALKEEIAYLRAENAVLKKLEELKQAKRQQTKKKR